A stretch of the Verrucomicrobiia bacterium genome encodes the following:
- a CDS encoding Gfo/Idh/MocA family oxidoreductase: MSKFELTIGLVGAGMFGGEAHLRAYAGVQRAGISPQLSRIGLDGWAREFAPIQFQLVAIATQTRRSAQRACAKFRGWTAHLPRDYFGEKPWRKMLADFPNIDVVAVATPDHLHTPVILDALKAGAHVITEKPMCLEMAEADRLIELSRQKQRLVAVDMHKRFDPDHRHIRSEVLGQIGKPLYGNAYLEEPLELSARAFKWVEHSDPFSYVGSHWADLVQHHYGCKPVSLTAVGQKQRLARQGIDAYDAVQVRVDYDNGLSFTFHNNWITPPDFEGPVNQGHEIVGAHGKFESDQQYRGLRWWAEGRGSRTANTHFIRRVERPDGSSGCVGYGIDSLTAGLAAICRMKFFGASRESLEAIYPTAEQARVVVAIVQAARVVRDLNFKYLKQGKGAPVTARLGREGITLVDPTRAAARSSAVFRRIYSRPI; the protein is encoded by the coding sequence ATGTCGAAATTCGAGCTGACCATCGGTTTGGTGGGCGCCGGGATGTTCGGCGGGGAGGCCCATCTGCGCGCTTACGCCGGCGTCCAGCGCGCCGGCATCAGCCCGCAACTCAGCCGCATCGGTCTCGACGGCTGGGCGCGTGAATTCGCCCCTATCCAGTTCCAGCTTGTCGCTATTGCGACACAGACTCGCCGCTCCGCGCAGCGGGCTTGCGCGAAGTTTCGGGGTTGGACCGCTCATCTTCCCAGGGATTACTTCGGCGAGAAGCCGTGGCGGAAGATGCTGGCGGACTTTCCCAACATCGACGTGGTCGCCGTGGCAACGCCCGATCATCTGCATACGCCGGTCATTCTCGACGCCTTAAAAGCGGGCGCGCATGTCATAACCGAGAAGCCGATGTGCCTCGAAATGGCGGAAGCCGACCGGCTCATCGAGTTGTCGCGTCAGAAGCAGCGGCTGGTGGCGGTCGATATGCACAAACGCTTTGACCCCGACCATCGGCACATTCGCTCGGAGGTTCTGGGCCAAATCGGCAAGCCCCTTTATGGTAACGCTTACCTCGAGGAGCCGCTCGAATTGTCCGCGCGCGCATTCAAATGGGTCGAGCACAGCGACCCCTTTAGCTACGTCGGCTCGCATTGGGCCGATTTGGTGCAGCATCACTACGGCTGCAAGCCGGTATCTCTGACGGCTGTGGGCCAAAAGCAACGACTGGCGCGCCAGGGGATCGACGCTTACGATGCCGTTCAGGTCCGAGTCGATTATGATAATGGCCTGAGTTTCACCTTCCACAATAACTGGATCACCCCGCCTGATTTCGAGGGACCTGTCAACCAGGGTCACGAAATCGTCGGCGCCCACGGCAAGTTCGAGAGCGACCAACAATATCGCGGGCTGCGCTGGTGGGCGGAGGGCCGGGGGAGTCGAACCGCCAACACTCACTTCATCCGCCGGGTGGAGCGTCCGGACGGCTCGTCGGGGTGTGTGGGCTATGGCATCGACAGCCTGACCGCCGGCCTGGCGGCCATTTGCCGCATGAAATTCTTCGGAGCGTCGCGGGAGAGTTTGGAGGCAATATATCCCACCGCTGAGCAGGCCCGGGTTGTGGTGGCTATCGTTCAGGCCGCGCGGGTCGTGCGTGATTTGAATTTCAAATACCTCAAGCAGGGCAAAGGCGCTCCTGTGACAGCGCGCTTAGGCCGGGAGGGCATCACTCTTGTCGATCCAACCCGCGCCGCTGCACGAAGCTCGGCGGTGTTCCGAAGAATCTACAGCAGGCCGATTTGA
- a CDS encoding tetratricopeptide repeat protein, protein MLRLEGCGGTRCGGNLALCLAGLGRKAEALASLDRALELDPAYEPARTNRKAIEAMREGKPFVPGIVAETEYYRERIEAEQAH, encoded by the coding sequence ATGTTGCGCCTGGAAGGATGCGGCGGTACGCGCTGCGGCGGGAATCTGGCATTGTGCCTTGCGGGTTTGGGTCGAAAAGCCGAAGCCCTGGCGTCTTTGGACCGCGCGCTCGAACTCGATCCTGCCTACGAACCTGCGCGTACCAACAGGAAAGCCATCGAAGCAATGAGAGAAGGCAAACCCTTCGTGCCCGGGATAGTCGCCGAGACCGAGTACTATCGCGAGCGGATTGAGGCGGAGCAGGCGCACTGA